From the Oleiphilus messinensis genome, one window contains:
- a CDS encoding response regulator has product MMIALLGGLGFFIYLLFNVLVAAQNRATIEDLLDHKFPVVENLLQLKEHAELFKESLTHAINLENQYLIQDSLEYVSDFQSNLNRVQAKLVDKKAELDEIGLHFQTYVSQAKALANILSSAPQSYAEYQQSAEQINATFDRLIAEIDAILDVQQEAYRLQLHFIQEDMVQANRIGTVLGITVLLGLFLWAWVISRQVLNAIGKTNRLKEAFLTTISHELRTPMNGIMGSINLLKKTTPSREQEELIDAASLSSLEMVRTVDEILTFVDFISDKPKITYKSFSLEDMLFYPLKLMCRECEKKGLLFEYDSSQFHGIVIESDEQKILHVIRRILENALKFTQRGRIKFTVRHQSLSMTDKTGTVFFEVDDSGPGIDEAMIYDIMQPFQQLDSSFSRKHGGLGIGLSICKSVAKSLGGELWIENKEEELGVRVRFSFPCKFVKMRSSAAQVRSPSSVQTIPKPAIPVTVLIVEDNKVNQMVIEKMLRRMKYNTLIANNGAEAVEQVKRHAIGCILMDCQMPVMDGFEATRQIRQLEKPKRDVPIIAVTANARESDRDKCLSVGMDSFISKPVDFKVVEKCLHDFLTMERACPDKTRPLSI; this is encoded by the coding sequence ATGATGATAGCGCTTCTGGGCGGGCTGGGTTTTTTTATCTATCTCCTGTTCAATGTGCTCGTGGCGGCCCAGAATCGGGCGACCATCGAAGACTTGCTGGACCATAAATTTCCGGTCGTTGAAAACCTGTTGCAATTGAAAGAGCACGCTGAATTATTCAAAGAATCATTGACCCATGCCATAAACCTGGAAAATCAATATCTTATTCAAGACTCGCTTGAATATGTATCTGACTTTCAATCAAACTTAAACCGGGTTCAAGCGAAACTGGTTGATAAAAAAGCAGAGTTGGATGAAATCGGACTCCATTTCCAGACTTATGTTTCTCAGGCAAAGGCCCTCGCGAATATACTGTCTTCAGCACCACAAAGTTATGCCGAATATCAGCAGAGCGCTGAGCAAATCAATGCAACTTTTGATCGTTTGATTGCTGAAATTGATGCCATACTCGATGTTCAGCAGGAAGCTTACCGTTTACAGCTTCACTTTATTCAGGAAGATATGGTGCAGGCCAATCGAATTGGCACGGTACTCGGGATTACGGTTCTGCTTGGCCTTTTCCTCTGGGCTTGGGTCATTTCCCGACAGGTGCTCAATGCAATCGGCAAAACAAACCGGTTGAAAGAGGCATTTCTCACCACAATCAGCCATGAATTAAGAACGCCCATGAACGGCATTATGGGCAGCATTAACCTGTTAAAGAAAACGACCCCGTCACGGGAGCAGGAAGAATTGATTGATGCTGCATCACTGTCATCTTTGGAAATGGTGCGTACAGTTGACGAAATCCTGACCTTTGTCGATTTTATTTCTGATAAACCCAAAATAACCTATAAATCCTTCAGTCTTGAAGACATGTTGTTTTACCCCCTTAAATTGATGTGTCGAGAGTGTGAAAAGAAGGGCCTGCTGTTTGAGTACGATTCAAGTCAATTCCATGGCATTGTCATAGAGTCTGATGAACAAAAAATCCTCCATGTGATTCGTCGTATCCTGGAAAATGCGCTCAAATTTACCCAGCGGGGCAGGATTAAATTTACGGTGCGCCACCAGTCGCTTTCGATGACGGATAAAACCGGTACGGTTTTTTTTGAGGTGGACGACAGTGGACCCGGTATTGATGAGGCGATGATTTATGACATTATGCAACCGTTCCAGCAGCTGGATAGCTCGTTTAGTCGAAAACACGGCGGGCTTGGAATCGGGCTTTCAATTTGCAAGTCAGTTGCCAAGAGTCTGGGGGGAGAATTATGGATCGAGAACAAGGAAGAAGAGTTGGGAGTGAGGGTTCGGTTTTCATTTCCATGCAAGTTTGTGAAGATGCGTTCTTCGGCAGCACAAGTGCGCAGTCCTTCGAGCGTTCAAACCATCCCGAAACCGGCCATACCAGTAACCGTTCTGATTGTTGAAGATAACAAAGTGAATCAGATGGTCATTGAAAAAATGTTGAGAAGAATGAAATACAATACCTTGATCGCGAATAATGGTGCAGAAGCCGTGGAGCAGGTCAAGCGACATGCCATTGGTTGTATTTTGATGGATTGTCAGATGCCGGTAATGGATGGTTTTGAAGCAACACGGCAGATCCGGCAGCTGGAGAAACCCAAGCGTGATGTGCCCATTATTGCTGTAACTGCCAATGCCCGTGAAAGTGACAGGGACAAATGTTTGTCAGTAGGTATGGATTCGTTCATCAGCAAGCCCGTCGATTTTAAAGTAGTCGAAAAGTGCCTCCATGATTTTTTAACCATGGAACGGGCCTGCCCTGATAAAACCAGACCTTTGTCGATTTAA
- a CDS encoding HNH endonuclease, with protein sequence MNTPRILRVDKSGHPMEWLFPHEAATLICNDRVVWSTGMPIMELRGGKNATGNQSRLSLPAIVATTGCDKSHADIPPLTNRMLFRRDGCICMYCGKQFVFEMLSRDHIMPASRGGRDEWGNVITSCKRCNSFKSNRTPEEAGMALLAIPFVPSRHEYLYLANRHILADQMDFLKAGFGTQILQRIQ encoded by the coding sequence ATGAATACCCCAAGAATTTTGCGTGTAGACAAATCGGGGCATCCCATGGAGTGGCTCTTTCCACATGAAGCCGCAACGCTGATTTGTAATGACCGTGTGGTCTGGTCGACCGGGATGCCGATTATGGAATTACGGGGCGGCAAAAATGCCACCGGAAACCAGTCCCGCTTGAGTTTGCCCGCCATTGTTGCCACTACCGGTTGTGACAAAAGTCATGCCGATATCCCTCCCCTGACGAACCGAATGTTGTTCCGCCGTGATGGTTGTATTTGCATGTACTGTGGTAAGCAGTTTGTCTTCGAAATGTTAAGTCGTGATCATATTATGCCTGCTTCCCGCGGTGGACGCGATGAATGGGGTAACGTGATTACCAGTTGTAAACGATGCAACAGTTTCAAGAGTAACCGAACCCCTGAAGAAGCTGGAATGGCACTGCTGGCAATACCGTTTGTGCCGAGTCGACATGAGTATCTGTATCTGGCCAACAGACATATTCTCGCGGATCAAATGGACTTTTTAAAAGCCGGGTTCGGTACACAGATTTTACAGCGAATTCAGTAG
- a CDS encoding serine/threonine-protein kinase — MGLRLLDSVDKLVCTVKTPNIKNYKIIRPIGRGGMATIYLAIQENFQREVAVKVLSDQLLTDPAFGARFLREARIAAKLNHPNIVSVYDVSCADDVYYISMEYLREGDLRHRVESGLTLGEGLKILTQILSALQYAAAAGFVHRDIKPENILFRDAGFPLLSDFGIARPIRPSDTDMTLTGTVIGSPNYMSPEQAQATGVDGRSDLYSVGIILYEMLTGAVPFLGETAVATSVQHVTRPVPKLPTDLAVFQGLLEKALAKEPRDRFQDGNEFIDSIYEVEKLIDSDEALRELEFRPVKLSGAKPQTSAGFNRDRAVPSKNRRRSHSTYSEFDQAGLFQQLLSSRLMLASLLGLVLMAGLLLLNLDAFRFGETPREVLRQESHALEIKQLLLQADAAIIDNRLFNPVGNNAFDYLQKISELAPDHARGQSSLRRLLSLCLSKAQAAIQKKEIDLATLWLDRASQIQNYHRVANLSDLELSLRQEVMRISAGNDQQQASEDTVKGLEQSFYDALQSKNFVQALSLLRVIQRVLGDSNEHATGMEADYALQRNTYLSDRQVIISTALKQREFKVAENELQALSVALGVEEPQLTAIAEQVSRGVLRWGEEQLEARHFAGVETAISFLQRLTERYAVETDSGQGLQARVAEIKQQQDTHRKSIQLLVQRAAAFRSQGQYIEPDQENALALYNRILRLQPGDKTTQTLKRSLLALLVKQVDDYIATGQYERASAYALKIQSFYPKTKSIEVRLASIERYKLYAVEIKTQFEKLEAFRERPISAVELNELLQKLAKLSESISDETARLQSVKWKPQEQSLIQELLDSAIAHLMGHADYKKAEKLLITADKLVDHMPFTDQFALWLRRNHANLQVQLDKQRVSGRKLVLLEREIQALRNQPSLERQRINLYTAADYLQQAKQAHSEGEAVRDAEQKLTLEFEKVIESAIADGEFAMASNLLTEVTKIELHSDKLNVLAEAVRSHLEGLKSKQNAVKSLNVY, encoded by the coding sequence ATGGGCCTGAGGCTGTTGGACTCAGTCGATAAGCTGGTGTGTACCGTGAAAACGCCGAATATAAAAAACTATAAAATAATCCGTCCTATTGGCCGAGGGGGTATGGCAACAATCTACCTTGCCATACAGGAAAATTTCCAACGGGAAGTTGCTGTCAAAGTACTCTCCGATCAACTTCTGACTGACCCTGCATTCGGTGCCCGTTTCTTGCGGGAAGCGCGTATTGCCGCGAAACTAAACCACCCCAATATTGTTTCTGTATATGATGTGTCCTGTGCCGACGATGTTTATTATATTTCGATGGAATATCTCAGAGAGGGGGATCTTAGGCATCGTGTTGAGTCGGGCCTCACGCTGGGAGAAGGGTTAAAGATTTTAACCCAGATTCTATCAGCACTGCAGTATGCGGCAGCGGCGGGTTTTGTGCACAGGGATATCAAGCCTGAAAATATTCTGTTCAGGGATGCCGGATTTCCGCTCCTGTCCGATTTCGGTATCGCCCGGCCGATTCGCCCTTCCGATACGGATATGACACTAACTGGAACCGTCATTGGTTCACCCAATTACATGAGTCCTGAACAAGCCCAGGCGACGGGAGTCGACGGACGTTCCGACTTATACAGTGTCGGGATTATTCTTTACGAGATGTTGACCGGAGCGGTACCCTTCCTGGGCGAGACGGCAGTTGCTACCAGTGTGCAGCATGTGACTCGACCAGTACCCAAGTTGCCCACAGATCTTGCTGTGTTCCAGGGGCTTTTAGAAAAAGCGCTGGCCAAGGAACCCAGGGATCGATTTCAGGATGGCAATGAATTTATTGACAGCATTTATGAAGTTGAGAAGTTAATCGATAGCGATGAAGCGTTACGTGAATTAGAGTTCAGGCCGGTGAAGTTGTCCGGAGCCAAACCTCAGACCTCTGCAGGCTTTAATCGTGATCGCGCAGTACCGTCGAAAAACAGGCGACGTTCCCATTCTACCTATTCCGAGTTTGATCAGGCTGGCTTGTTCCAACAGCTGCTTTCGTCACGGTTAATGTTGGCAAGTTTGCTGGGACTGGTGCTCATGGCGGGTCTTTTGCTCCTCAATCTCGATGCCTTTCGGTTCGGTGAAACCCCCCGTGAAGTGCTGCGGCAGGAAAGTCATGCGTTAGAAATCAAACAGCTTTTGCTGCAGGCGGACGCCGCAATTATCGACAACAGGCTTTTCAATCCTGTCGGCAATAATGCGTTCGACTATTTGCAAAAAATATCAGAGCTGGCGCCCGATCACGCACGAGGGCAGTCCAGCTTGCGCCGGTTGCTTTCGTTATGCCTGTCCAAGGCGCAGGCTGCGATTCAGAAAAAAGAGATTGATTTAGCTACATTGTGGCTTGACCGTGCCAGTCAAATTCAGAATTACCACAGAGTCGCGAACCTTTCGGATCTGGAACTTTCACTTCGTCAGGAGGTGATGCGTATTTCCGCCGGAAACGATCAACAGCAGGCGTCTGAAGATACTGTCAAAGGGCTGGAGCAGTCCTTTTACGATGCGTTGCAAAGTAAAAATTTCGTCCAGGCGCTGTCATTACTGCGCGTGATTCAACGGGTTTTGGGGGACTCCAATGAACATGCTACAGGGATGGAGGCTGACTATGCTTTACAACGAAATACTTATTTATCTGATCGGCAGGTCATTATATCGACGGCCCTGAAGCAGCGAGAATTCAAAGTTGCCGAAAATGAATTGCAGGCGCTCTCGGTTGCACTCGGGGTGGAAGAGCCGCAATTGACAGCCATCGCCGAGCAGGTGAGTCGTGGCGTTTTGCGCTGGGGTGAGGAACAGTTGGAAGCGCGCCACTTTGCTGGCGTTGAGACTGCAATCTCGTTTCTGCAGCGTTTGACGGAGCGTTATGCCGTAGAGACTGACTCCGGCCAAGGTCTTCAGGCACGTGTCGCCGAGATAAAACAACAGCAGGATACTCACAGGAAATCGATACAGCTGCTCGTGCAAAGGGCTGCAGCATTTCGTAGTCAGGGGCAATACATTGAACCTGACCAAGAAAATGCCCTGGCACTCTATAATCGTATTCTCCGACTTCAGCCCGGCGATAAAACAACCCAGACGCTTAAGCGTTCATTGCTCGCCTTGCTGGTCAAGCAGGTGGATGATTATATTGCAACGGGCCAGTATGAGCGCGCCAGTGCCTACGCGCTGAAAATCCAGTCTTTCTATCCAAAAACGAAATCTATCGAGGTGCGACTCGCCAGTATTGAACGCTACAAGTTGTATGCTGTGGAGATCAAAACTCAGTTTGAAAAACTGGAAGCCTTCCGGGAGCGCCCGATTTCAGCGGTGGAATTGAATGAACTGTTGCAAAAACTGGCCAAGCTGAGCGAAAGCATTTCTGATGAGACTGCTCGTTTGCAGAGCGTTAAATGGAAGCCGCAAGAACAGTCCCTGATTCAGGAATTACTGGACTCGGCAATTGCTCATTTGATGGGACACGCTGACTACAAGAAGGCTGAAAAACTATTGATCACCGCAGATAAGCTGGTGGATCATATGCCGTTTACAGATCAGTTTGCGCTTTGGTTACGGCGAAATCATGCCAATTTGCAGGTGCAACTTGATAAGCAACGCGTATCGGGACGAAAGCTGGTTTTGCTGGAGCGTGAGATTCAGGCATTGCGAAATCAGCCATCTCTAGAGCGCCAACGAATCAATTTGTATACTGCAGCGGACTACTTGCAACAAGCGAAACAGGCCCACTCTGAAGGCGAAGCAGTTCGTGATGCAGAGCAGAAGCTCACCCTTGAATTTGAAAAAGTCATAGAGTCTGCGATTGCTGACGGTGAGTTCGCGATGGCCAGCAACTTGTTGACTGAAGTGACCAAAATAGAGTTGCACAGTGATAAATTAAACGTTTTGGCAGAGGCCGTTCGCAGCCATTTGGAAGGATTGAAAAGTAAGCAGAATGCTGTTAAAAGCCTGAATGTATACTGA